One genomic segment of Pseudomonas fortuita includes these proteins:
- the mrdA gene encoding penicillin-binding protein 2, with amino-acid sequence MSQPIRLKDHEKDARLVRNRVVVGAVAIMLLICVLIARLYYLQIIQYDYHSTLSENNRVHVQPIPPTRGLIFDRNGVIVADNRPSFSLSMTRERAGNWQEVLDTIVEVLDLTADDRALFEKRMRQGRRPFEPVPILFELNEEQIARVAVNQFRLPGVEVVAQLVRHYPQGAHFAHSVGYVGRINEKELKTLDPVNYSGTHHIGKTGIERFYEDDLHGQVGYEEVETNARGRVLRVLKRTDPKPGKDIVLSLDIKLQEAAEAALGGRRGAVVALDPRTGEVLAMVSQPSFDPNLFVTGISFKAYAELRDSIDRPLFNRVLRGLYPPGSTIKPAVAIAGLDSGVVNASSRVFDPGYYQLPNYDHKYRNWNRSGDGWVDLDTAIMRSNDTYFYDLAHKMGIDRLSSYMNKFGIGQRVSLDMFEESAGLMPSREWKRATRRQAWFPGETLILGIGQGYMQATPLQLAQATALIANKGVWNRPHLAKTIEGQQPVDDNPMENIVLRDKSDWAKVTHGMEQVMHGARGTARKAAAGAQYRIAGKSGTAQVVAIKQGEKYDRNKLQERHRDHALFVAFAPAEAPKIVVSVMVENGESGSGVAAPVVRQIMDAWLLDENGRLKPEFAPATVTQESAL; translated from the coding sequence ATGTCGCAGCCGATCCGCCTCAAGGACCACGAGAAAGACGCCCGCCTGGTGCGCAACCGCGTCGTGGTCGGCGCGGTGGCGATCATGCTGCTTATTTGCGTGCTGATCGCGCGGCTGTACTACCTGCAGATCATCCAGTACGACTATCACTCGACGCTGTCAGAGAACAACCGGGTGCATGTGCAGCCGATCCCGCCGACCCGCGGGCTGATCTTCGACCGCAACGGGGTAATCGTTGCCGACAACCGGCCCAGCTTCAGCCTGTCGATGACCCGCGAACGTGCGGGTAACTGGCAGGAAGTGCTGGATACTATCGTCGAAGTACTGGACCTGACGGCCGACGACCGGGCCCTGTTCGAGAAGCGCATGCGCCAGGGCCGTCGGCCGTTCGAGCCGGTGCCGATCTTGTTCGAACTCAACGAAGAGCAGATCGCCCGGGTGGCGGTGAACCAGTTCCGCCTGCCAGGCGTGGAAGTGGTGGCCCAACTGGTGCGGCATTACCCGCAGGGTGCGCATTTCGCCCATTCGGTGGGTTATGTGGGGCGGATCAACGAGAAAGAGCTGAAAACGCTCGACCCGGTGAACTACAGCGGCACCCACCATATCGGCAAGACCGGCATCGAGCGCTTCTACGAAGACGACCTGCACGGCCAGGTCGGCTACGAAGAAGTCGAGACCAACGCCCGAGGCCGCGTGCTGCGGGTGCTCAAGCGCACCGACCCGAAACCGGGCAAGGACATTGTGCTGAGCCTGGACATCAAGCTGCAGGAAGCCGCCGAGGCCGCCCTGGGTGGCCGGCGTGGCGCAGTGGTAGCACTCGACCCACGCACTGGCGAGGTGCTGGCGATGGTCAGTCAGCCCAGCTTCGACCCCAACCTGTTCGTCACGGGCATCAGCTTCAAGGCCTATGCCGAACTGCGCGATTCGATCGACCGGCCGTTGTTCAACCGCGTGCTGCGTGGCCTGTACCCGCCCGGTTCGACCATCAAGCCGGCGGTAGCCATCGCCGGCCTGGACAGTGGCGTGGTCAATGCCAGCAGCCGGGTGTTCGACCCAGGCTATTACCAACTGCCCAACTATGACCACAAATACCGTAACTGGAACCGCTCCGGCGATGGCTGGGTCGACCTGGACACCGCGATCATGCGTTCCAACGACACCTACTTCTACGACCTTGCGCACAAGATGGGCATCGATCGGCTGTCCAGCTATATGAACAAGTTCGGCATCGGCCAGCGGGTTTCCCTCGACATGTTCGAGGAGTCCGCCGGGTTGATGCCGTCGCGCGAATGGAAGCGTGCCACCCGCCGTCAGGCCTGGTTCCCCGGTGAAACACTGATTCTCGGCATTGGCCAGGGCTATATGCAGGCCACGCCGCTGCAACTGGCCCAGGCCACTGCGCTGATCGCCAACAAGGGGGTGTGGAACCGCCCGCACCTGGCCAAGACCATCGAAGGCCAGCAGCCTGTGGACGACAACCCTATGGAAAACATCGTGCTGCGTGACAAGTCCGACTGGGCCAAGGTCACCCATGGCATGGAGCAGGTAATGCACGGCGCCCGCGGCACTGCGCGCAAGGCTGCCGCCGGCGCCCAGTACCGCATTGCCGGCAAGAGCGGTACCGCCCAGGTGGTGGCGATCAAGCAAGGCGAGAAGTACGACCGCAACAAGCTTCAGGAGCGCCACCGCGACCACGCCCTGTTCGTCGCCTTTGCGCCGGCCGAAGCCCCGAAAATCGTGGTATCGGTGATGGTCGAGAACGGTGAGTCCGGCTCGGGTGTCGCCGCGCCCGTGGTACGCCAGATCATGGACGCCTGGCTGCTCGACGAAAATGGCCGGCTCAAGCCCGAGTTCGCGCCTGCCACCGTTACCCAGGAATCGGCCCTGTGA
- the rlmH gene encoding 23S rRNA (pseudouridine(1915)-N(3))-methyltransferase RlmH → MRLRLIAVGSRMPKWVEEGWHEYAKRLPAELSLELVEIPLNTRGKNADVARLIRQEGEAMLSKVQPGERIVTLEVHGKPWSTEQLATELDRWRLDARTVNLMVGGPEGLAPEVCARAEQRWSLSPLTLPHPLVRILIGEQIYRAWTVLSGHPYHK, encoded by the coding sequence GTGCGTCTGCGCCTGATCGCGGTCGGCTCGCGCATGCCGAAGTGGGTCGAGGAAGGTTGGCATGAATATGCCAAGCGCCTGCCCGCCGAGCTGTCGCTGGAGCTGGTGGAAATCCCGCTGAACACCCGTGGCAAGAATGCCGATGTCGCCCGCCTGATCCGTCAGGAGGGCGAAGCCATGCTGAGCAAGGTTCAGCCTGGGGAACGCATTGTCACCCTCGAGGTCCATGGCAAGCCCTGGAGCACCGAGCAGCTGGCGACCGAGCTGGACCGCTGGCGCCTGGATGCGCGAACGGTGAATTTGATGGTGGGCGGCCCGGAAGGCCTGGCGCCTGAGGTTTGCGCGCGCGCCGAGCAACGCTGGTCGCTGTCGCCGCTGACCCTGCCACACCCGTTGGTAAGGATACTGATCGGCGAGCAGATCTACCGCGCCTGGACCGTGTTGTCCGGGCACCCATACCACAAATGA